A stretch of Caballeronia sp. NK8 DNA encodes these proteins:
- a CDS encoding isocitrate lyase: MAQYQDDIKAVAGLKETNGSAWNAINPEYAARMRAQNKFKTGLDIAKYTAKIMRADMAAYDADPSKYTQSLGCWHGFIGQQKMISIKKHFNSTERRYLYLSGWMVAALRSEFGPLPDQSMHEKTSVSALIRELYTFLRQADARELGGLFRQLDAADGSAKAAIQEKIDNHVTHVVPIIADIDAGFGNAEATYLLAKQFIEAGACCIQIENQVSDEKQCGHQDGKVTVPHEDFLAKIRAIRYAFLELGVDDGIIVARTDSLGAGLTKQIAVTHTPGDLGDQYNAFLDCEELSADQLGNGDVIIKRDGKLLRPKRLPSNLFQFRAGSGEARCVLDCVTALQNGADLLWIETEKPHIAQINGMVSEIRKVVPNAKLVYNNSPSFNWTLNFRQQAYDAMKAAGKDVSAYDRAQLMSVEYDQTELAQLADEKIRTFQADASREAGIFHHLITLPTYHTAALSTDNLAKEYFGDQGMLGYVAGVQRKEIRQGIACVKHQNMSGSDIGDDHKEYFSGEAALKAAGKDNTMNQF; this comes from the coding sequence ATGGCCCAATATCAAGACGACATCAAGGCAGTTGCTGGTTTGAAAGAGACTAACGGCAGCGCCTGGAATGCCATCAATCCCGAGTACGCCGCCCGCATGCGTGCCCAGAACAAGTTCAAGACGGGCCTGGATATCGCCAAGTACACGGCGAAGATCATGCGCGCCGACATGGCCGCGTATGATGCCGACCCGTCGAAGTACACGCAGTCGCTGGGTTGCTGGCACGGCTTCATCGGTCAGCAGAAGATGATCTCCATCAAGAAGCACTTCAACAGCACCGAGCGCCGTTACCTTTATCTGTCCGGCTGGATGGTGGCCGCGTTGCGCTCCGAGTTCGGCCCGCTGCCGGACCAGTCGATGCACGAAAAGACCTCCGTCAGCGCGCTGATCCGCGAGCTGTACACGTTCCTGCGTCAGGCCGACGCCCGTGAACTGGGCGGCCTGTTCCGCCAGCTCGACGCTGCCGATGGTTCTGCCAAGGCCGCGATCCAGGAAAAGATCGACAACCACGTCACGCATGTCGTGCCGATCATCGCCGACATCGATGCGGGCTTCGGCAACGCGGAAGCCACGTACCTGCTGGCCAAGCAGTTCATCGAAGCGGGCGCATGCTGCATCCAGATCGAAAACCAGGTGTCCGACGAGAAGCAGTGCGGCCACCAGGATGGCAAGGTCACCGTGCCGCACGAAGACTTCCTGGCGAAGATCCGCGCGATCCGCTACGCCTTCCTGGAGCTGGGCGTGGATGACGGCATCATCGTCGCTCGTACTGACTCGCTGGGCGCGGGCCTTACCAAGCAGATCGCCGTGACCCACACGCCGGGCGACCTGGGCGACCAGTACAACGCCTTCCTCGACTGCGAAGAATTGTCGGCCGACCAACTGGGCAATGGCGACGTCATCATCAAGCGCGACGGCAAGCTGCTGCGTCCCAAGCGCCTGCCGAGCAACCTGTTCCAGTTCCGCGCCGGCTCGGGCGAAGCGCGCTGCGTGCTGGATTGCGTCACCGCGCTGCAAAACGGCGCCGACCTGCTGTGGATCGAAACCGAAAAGCCGCATATCGCGCAGATCAACGGCATGGTGAGCGAGATTCGCAAGGTCGTCCCGAACGCGAAGCTGGTGTACAACAACAGCCCGTCGTTCAACTGGACGCTGAATTTCCGCCAGCAGGCTTACGACGCGATGAAGGCCGCGGGCAAGGATGTGTCGGCATACGACCGCGCCCAACTGATGAGCGTGGAATACGATCAGACCGAACTGGCGCAGCTCGCCGATGAAAAGATCCGTACCTTCCAGGCCGACGCGTCGCGTGAAGCAGGTATCTTCCATCATCTGATCACGCTGCCGACGTACCACACCGCCGCGTTGTCGACTGACAATCTGGCCAAGGAATACTTCGGCGATCAGGGCATGCTGGGTTACGTGGCGGGCGTGCAGCGCAAGGAAATCCGTCAGGGCATCGCGTGCGTCAAGCACCAGAACATGTCGGGCTCGGATATCGGCGATGACCACAAGGAGTACTTCAGCGGCGAAGCGGCGCTGAAGGCGGCGGGTAAGGACAACACGATGAATCAGTTCTGA